The following proteins come from a genomic window of Nitrospinota bacterium:
- a CDS encoding toxin-antitoxin system YwqK family antitoxin has product MNEEAKSVSKNDLKLDGKTTLFQGEPFSGVCIDYYPNKKKEAETHYKDGKLDGLRTFWYEKGQKNFEGLYKGGKLDGLRTDWYANGQKEYEGHYKDGMPDGLWSYWHRNGQKELEGYCKDGKKEGLVTEWSRKGEKIYEGHYKDGIEQ; this is encoded by the coding sequence ATGAATGAAGAAGCAAAATCAGTTTCCAAGAACGACTTAAAACTTGATGGAAAAACCACTCTATTCCAAGGAGAACCTTTTAGTGGTGTTTGTATTGACTACTATCCGAACAAAAAGAAAGAGGCTGAGACACACTACAAGGATGGAAAATTAGATGGTCTTCGGACTTTTTGGTATGAAAAAGGACAGAAAAACTTTGAGGGACTTTATAAAGGTGGAAAACTAGATGGCCTACGAACTGATTGGTATGCAAACGGACAGAAAGAATATGAAGGCCATTACAAAGACGGGATGCCAGATGGTCTTTGGTCTTATTGGCATAGGAATGGGCAGAAAGAGTTGGAAGGATATTGCAAAGATGGAAAAAAAGAAGGACTGGTGACTGAATGGTCTAGAAAAGGAGAAAAAATATATGAAGGACATTACAAAGATGGCATCGAGCAATAG